CGCTCGAAGTCCATGTTCATAATCTGCGTCGTAAGCTCGGTAAAGAAGTCATCCGCACCGTACGTGGCATTGGCTACCGGCTGGAAATCCTGCAATGACCAGTATGCGTCGCCGCCTGCTGGTCATGCTGGCATTGATTTTATTCGTCACTCAGCTCACCAGTGTTTTCTGGCTCTGGCATGAAAGTCAGGAACAGATTAATTTACTGGTTAATGACACGCTTTCTGCAAAAGTACGGAACGCGCATGTTGAGAGAGAAATCGCAGAGGCGATTGCTTCGCTCATTGCGCCTTCGCTGCTGATGATGAGTATTACACTGGTTCTGTCCTTCTGGGCGATCAGCTGGATTATCCGCCCGCTCAATCAGTTACAGAAACGTCTTGAAACCCGTTCTGCTGATAACCTTTCTCCCCTGCCACTTAACAGTGAAATCAGGGAAGTTGTTGCCGTCACCAATGCGCTGAACCAGCTATTTTCCCGTCTCTCCAGCACTATTCAGCAGGAACGATTGTTCACTGCCGATGCGGCGCATGAGCTACGCACCCCTCTTGCTGGCGTACGCTTGCACCTGGAAATCATGCAGAAAAATGGCGTGGAAGGCAGTGATACGTTGATAAGTCGTATCGACCTGCTGATGCACACCATAGAGCAATTGCTCATGCTGGCCCGCGCCGGACAAAATTTCGCGAAAGGCGAATATCAGCAAGTTGATCTGATCAGTAACGTCATGATGCCACTCGAAGAAGAGTTACGCGAAATGCTCGATGAACGCGGGCAGAAGCTGAAAATGCACTTACCGCCGCTTGCTGAAATTCAGGGAGATGCCGTGCTGCTGCGGTTGATGGTGAGGAATCTGGTCGAGAACGCTTACCGTTACAGTCCGGAAAATAGCGACATCATAATTACGATTGCGTCAAAAGATAACGGCTTCCTGATACAGATAGATGATGCGGGCCCAGGCATTGATGAGACCAAAGCCAGCGAACTGACACAGGCATTTAAACGCAGCGATCAGCGGTATGGTGGCAGCGGTCTGGGATTAAATATTGTGGTTCGAATAGCGCACCTGCATGCCGGTAGGCTGACATTGCTAAACCGCACTGGCAACACTGGCCTCAGCGCGCAATGCTGGTTACCGGATGTCGCATTACAAAGCTCTCTGACACTTTCACCAGACGCCCGCTAATACACGCTCTTATTAACACGCGATCAAAAAGAAAAAGGCTGCCAATGGCAGCCTTTCTTTCAGAGATGTGACGCTAATACACGGGAGTTAACGTTCGTAAATGATTTCTACGCCTTCGTCGTCATCTTCATCCCAGTCATCATCCCAGTCGTCGTCAGCTTCAGCTTCCACTTCAGCCAGTTGTTCACGGTGATAGTCATCCCACATGAACTCAACTTTCTCTGGCGCAGCTTCTTCGATTGCCATGTGCTTAGGATTTTCATTGATGAATTTCATCACGTCCCAGCACAACGCGTTCACGCCTTCGCGGTTTGCGGCGGAAATCAGATAGTAATTACCTTCCCAACCCAAAGCATCGGCGATTGTTTTTGCACGTGCTTCCGCTTCTTCTTTTTCGATCAGGTCAACTTTGTTGAATACTAACCAGCGCGGCTTTTCAGCCAGCTTGGCATTGTATTGCTTCAACTCGTTGATGATGACTTTCGCATTTTCGATCGGATCAGATTCATCAATCGGTGCGATGTCGATCAGATGCAAAAGAACACGGCAACGCTCGAGGTGCTTCAGGAAGCGAATACCCAGACCTGCTCCTTCAGATGCCCCTTCAATCAGACCCGGGATATCTGCAACCACAAAGCTCTGCTCATGATCCATACGGACAACGCCCAGGCTCGGAACCAGCGTGGTAAACGGATAATCAGCAACTTTAGGTTTCGCCGCAGACACTGAACGGATAAATGTAGATTTACCCGCATTTGGCAGACCCAGCATACCAACATCAGCCAGAAGCATCAGTTCGAGTGCGATATCGCGCTCTTCACCTTTGGTGCCCATGGTTTTCTGACGCGGTGAACGGTTCACGGAAGATTTAAAGCGGGTGTTACCCAGCCCGTGGAAACCACCTTTCGCGACCATATTAACCTGACCATTTTGGGTCATGTCGGCCAGGACTTCACCCGTGCTTTGGTCGAGAACGCGCGTTCCGACAGGCACTTTAATGGTGATATCTTTACCGCGCTTACCGGTACAGTCGCTGCTCTGACCGTTAGTACCGCGCTCAGCACGATAAGATTTCACAAAGCGGAAATCGATCAGCGTATTGAGGTTCTCATCAGCAACCAGGTAAACATCGCCGCCATCACCACCGTCGCCGCCGTCAGGGCCGCCACGTGGAATGTATTTTTCGCGGCGGAAGCTGACGCACCCGTTACCGCCATCACCGGCCACAACCAGAATCGTGGCTTCATCAACAAACTTCATTTGTACCGTCTCCGTAAATCATTCGCCGGGCAGCTAAAGTTTAGCTACCAGGTTTTGCTCTGTCCGACGTGGCCACCAACGATGGCCAATTGCGGAAAACATTGCACCCGCCACCACCACAAATGCCCCAAGATAACCAATGAAATTAAGCACTGGTGCAGCAAAAAAGTCA
The Rahnella variigena genome window above contains:
- the pmrB gene encoding two-component system sensor histidine kinase PmrB, whose amino-acid sequence is MTSMRRRLLVMLALILFVTQLTSVFWLWHESQEQINLLVNDTLSAKVRNAHVEREIAEAIASLIAPSLLMMSITLVLSFWAISWIIRPLNQLQKRLETRSADNLSPLPLNSEIREVVAVTNALNQLFSRLSSTIQQERLFTADAAHELRTPLAGVRLHLEIMQKNGVEGSDTLISRIDLLMHTIEQLLMLARAGQNFAKGEYQQVDLISNVMMPLEEELREMLDERGQKLKMHLPPLAEIQGDAVLLRLMVRNLVENAYRYSPENSDIIITIASKDNGFLIQIDDAGPGIDETKASELTQAFKRSDQRYGGSGLGLNIVVRIAHLHAGRLTLLNRTGNTGLSAQCWLPDVALQSSLTLSPDAR
- the cgtA gene encoding Obg family GTPase CgtA gives rise to the protein MKFVDEATILVVAGDGGNGCVSFRREKYIPRGGPDGGDGGDGGDVYLVADENLNTLIDFRFVKSYRAERGTNGQSSDCTGKRGKDITIKVPVGTRVLDQSTGEVLADMTQNGQVNMVAKGGFHGLGNTRFKSSVNRSPRQKTMGTKGEERDIALELMLLADVGMLGLPNAGKSTFIRSVSAAKPKVADYPFTTLVPSLGVVRMDHEQSFVVADIPGLIEGASEGAGLGIRFLKHLERCRVLLHLIDIAPIDESDPIENAKVIINELKQYNAKLAEKPRWLVFNKVDLIEKEEAEARAKTIADALGWEGNYYLISAANREGVNALCWDVMKFINENPKHMAIEEAAPEKVEFMWDDYHREQLAEVEAEADDDWDDDWDEDDDEGVEIIYER